The following proteins are co-located in the Deinococcus metallilatus genome:
- the ispH gene encoding 4-hydroxy-3-methylbut-2-enyl diphosphate reductase, whose protein sequence is MAIRAVERAAQAEDRPVTVYHSIVHNHTVVERLQNQHDVHFVESLDDIGALPDGSETVVFSAHGISPAVRERARVLGLSTIDATCPLVTKVHTEAKKYAREGYTILLIGDSARHQEVIGTRGEAPEHTIVVGVLGKSGEGLHDPHTVEVPDPGRVVVLTQTTLSVDDTRRTIDILKARFPKLVIPPSEDLCYATKNRQDAVKAIAPQVDAFLVLTSTHSSNGMRLLELARDLCGRAERLETAADLAGLDLTGVRSLGITSAASTPDDLVQDVVAHFRRLNPDLAVIEEGEWENIEFREPKKILPGQTLPRTMQ, encoded by the coding sequence ATGGCGATCCGGGCGGTCGAGCGGGCCGCGCAGGCCGAGGACCGGCCGGTGACGGTCTACCACTCCATCGTGCACAACCACACGGTTGTGGAGCGGCTCCAGAACCAGCACGACGTGCATTTCGTGGAGAGCCTGGATGACATCGGGGCGCTGCCCGACGGCAGTGAAACGGTCGTCTTCAGCGCCCACGGCATCAGCCCCGCCGTGCGCGAGCGGGCGCGGGTGCTGGGGTTGAGCACCATCGACGCGACCTGCCCCCTCGTCACCAAGGTCCACACCGAGGCGAAAAAGTACGCCCGCGAGGGCTACACCATCCTGTTGATCGGGGACAGCGCCCGGCACCAGGAGGTGATCGGCACGCGCGGCGAGGCGCCCGAACACACCATCGTGGTCGGCGTGCTGGGCAAGAGCGGCGAGGGCCTGCACGACCCCCACACCGTCGAGGTCCCCGACCCCGGGCGGGTGGTGGTCCTGACGCAGACGACCCTCAGCGTGGACGACACCCGGCGCACCATCGACATCCTGAAAGCCCGCTTCCCGAAGCTGGTGATTCCGCCCAGCGAGGACCTGTGCTACGCCACCAAGAACCGCCAGGACGCCGTCAAGGCCATCGCCCCGCAGGTGGACGCCTTTCTGGTGCTGACCAGCACGCACTCCAGCAACGGGATGCGGCTGCTCGAACTCGCCCGCGACCTGTGCGGCCGGGCCGAGCGGCTGGAAACGGCGGCGGACCTCGCGGGCCTCGACCTGACGGGGGTGCGCTCGCTGGGCATCACCAGCGCGGCCAGCACGCCCGACGATCTGGTGCAGGACGTGGTCGCGCACTTCCGCCGCCTGAACCCCGACCTCGCCGTGATCGAGGAAGGCGAGTGGGAGAACATCGAATTCCGCGAGCCGAAAAAGATTCTGCCGGGGCAGACGCTGCCGCGCACGATGCAGTAA
- a CDS encoding DUF99 family protein, with the protein MSFSHAIGFDDAPFAREHRGNVAIYGTVYARDTLHGVVSGRVRRDGRNSTSELARLVTASGAREHLHLILLQGVALAGFNVVDAPALSALTGLPVLIVARRPPDVDRLRAALLTRVPGGARKWRLIEALGPMEPCRGVWVQRVGLSLPQAEAALATLTVTGRIPEPLRAAHLIAGGVTRGSSRGGRV; encoded by the coding sequence ATGTCCTTCTCCCACGCCATCGGCTTCGACGACGCCCCCTTTGCCCGTGAGCATCGCGGCAATGTCGCCATCTACGGCACCGTCTACGCGCGGGACACCCTGCATGGTGTGGTCAGCGGGCGGGTGCGGCGCGACGGGCGCAACAGCACGTCCGAACTCGCCCGGCTGGTGACGGCGAGCGGCGCGCGGGAGCACCTGCACCTGATCCTGCTTCAGGGCGTGGCGCTGGCGGGCTTCAACGTGGTGGACGCGCCCGCCCTGAGCGCGCTGACCGGCCTGCCCGTCCTGATCGTGGCGCGCCGCCCGCCCGACGTTGACCGCCTCCGCGCCGCCCTGCTGACCCGTGTGCCGGGCGGGGCCAGGAAGTGGCGGCTGATCGAGGCGCTGGGGCCGATGGAACCGTGCCGGGGCGTGTGGGTGCAGCGCGTGGGCCTGAGCTTGCCGCAGGCGGAAGCCGCCCTCGCTACCTTGACGGTCACGGGCCGCATTCCCGAACCCCTGCGCGCCGCACACCTGATCGCCGGGGGTGTCACGCGGGGGAGCAGCCGGGGTGGGCGGGTGTAG
- a CDS encoding gamma carbonic anhydrase family protein — MPLYALDGVCPDLHPTAFVAPSADLTGQVTVGEDASVWFGVAARGDIEAITIGPRCNVQDGAVLHTDPGFPCVLEADVTVGHRAVVHGAHCAPGSLVGMGAIMLNGSRLGAGAVLAAGALLREGQEVPDGMLAVGVPARVVREVEPPANAARYVENAARYRRGLRALERPVARREG; from the coding sequence ATGCCCCTGTATGCGCTCGACGGAGTTTGCCCGGACCTGCACCCCACCGCTTTTGTCGCGCCCAGCGCCGACCTGACCGGCCAGGTGACGGTCGGTGAGGACGCCAGCGTGTGGTTCGGGGTGGCCGCGCGCGGCGACATCGAGGCCATCACCATCGGGCCGCGCTGCAACGTGCAGGACGGGGCCGTGCTGCACACCGACCCCGGCTTCCCCTGTGTGCTGGAGGCCGATGTGACGGTGGGGCACCGCGCCGTCGTCCACGGAGCGCACTGCGCGCCCGGCAGTCTGGTGGGCATGGGCGCCATCATGCTCAACGGCTCCCGTCTGGGCGCGGGGGCGGTGCTGGCTGCCGGGGCGCTGCTGCGCGAGGGGCAGGAGGTGCCCGACGGGATGCTCGCGGTGGGCGTGCCCGCCCGGGTGGTGCGTGAGGTGGAGCCTCCGGCCAACGCCGCGCGCTACGTGGAGAACGCCGCCCGTTACCGCCGGGGCCTCCGCGCGCTGGAGCGGCCCGTTGCGCGGAGGGAAGGATGA
- a CDS encoding YjgN family protein: MTDAPPPAPPGRHDLPPPALAAEREEGEHLPPLPPTVTTYPLTFTGQAGEYFRLWIVNTALSIVTLGVYLPWARVRQRQYFYGHTWLDGQNFEYNANPVALLRGYLIVGAFFLTYSVTANFDSTLWIAGGIGVLFFGLYPWLVMKSLRFVAASTTYRGLRFRYHGKAGGAYLTYGLANIAALLTGGLALPWAWFMQRRYQVQNAAYGSARASFRGDVGDFYVIGLTGLAVGIGGAVLLAVPVFALLFVLSDLPGLGAGSLSLGVLLALLTAYLAFLALYAVAWQYVRAATLRYVLNRVEVGGVVRTGATFSPWRLTWIGVSNTLAQILTLGLATPWAAVRRTRYIAQGVQVRAIASLDDFAADVTPPESALGEAATELLDINLGF, translated from the coding sequence ATGACCGATGCCCCGCCTCCCGCTCCGCCGGGCCGACACGACCTCCCTCCCCCGGCGCTGGCCGCCGAGCGGGAAGAGGGGGAGCACCTTCCTCCCCTGCCCCCCACGGTCACCACCTATCCGCTGACCTTCACCGGGCAGGCGGGCGAGTATTTCCGCCTCTGGATCGTGAATACGGCGCTCAGCATCGTGACGCTGGGGGTGTACCTGCCGTGGGCGCGGGTGCGGCAGCGGCAGTATTTCTACGGGCACACCTGGTTGGACGGGCAGAACTTCGAGTACAACGCCAACCCGGTCGCGCTGCTGCGCGGGTACCTGATCGTGGGCGCGTTTTTCCTGACGTACTCGGTCACGGCCAACTTCGACTCGACCCTGTGGATTGCGGGCGGGATCGGCGTGCTGTTCTTCGGGCTGTACCCCTGGCTGGTGATGAAGTCGCTGCGGTTCGTGGCCGCGAGCACGACCTACCGGGGGCTGCGGTTCCGGTATCACGGGAAGGCGGGGGGCGCCTATCTGACCTACGGGCTGGCGAATATCGCGGCGCTCCTGACCGGCGGGCTGGCCCTGCCCTGGGCGTGGTTCATGCAGCGGCGCTATCAGGTGCAGAACGCCGCCTACGGCAGTGCCCGCGCCTCCTTCCGGGGGGATGTGGGGGACTTTTACGTGATCGGGCTGACCGGGCTGGCGGTCGGGATAGGGGGGGCGGTGCTGCTGGCCGTGCCGGTGTTCGCGCTGCTGTTTGTGCTGAGTGACCTGCCCGGCCTCGGTGCAGGCAGCCTCAGCCTGGGCGTGTTGCTCGCCCTGCTGACCGCGTACCTCGCCTTCCTCGCCCTCTACGCCGTCGCCTGGCAGTACGTGAGGGCCGCGACCCTGCGTTACGTGCTGAACCGGGTGGAGGTGGGCGGCGTGGTCCGCACGGGCGCGACCTTCAGCCCCTGGCGGCTGACGTGGATCGGCGTGTCGAACACGCTGGCGCAGATTCTCACGCTGGGCCTGGCGACGCCCTGGGCCGCCGTGCGCCGCACCCGTTACATCGCGCAGGGCGTGCAGGTGCGGGCGATTGCCAGCCTGGACGATTTCGCCGCCGATGTCACCCCGCCCGAGAGCGCGCTCGGGGAGGCGGCGACGGAACTGCTCGACATCAACCTGGGGTTCTGA
- a CDS encoding M48 family metallopeptidase translates to MTTSGPSSLSLSGVFFDGRTSRDRAAALDVTGEDVRLQAEGGLETRWPLTQLRIDPPVPGVRRVLKFPDGSRFETADDAAVTALEARTGRNRALGRVRRLETRWWTALAALALTLAFAWAFVAYGLPALARGAASATPRSVLATFDRETVQVLEEGGYLGPSRLSAARQAHLQAAFRRVAAWADHGYPYRLLLRDGEPEDAPFQLGANAFALPDGTVVLTDQLVALAHNDRELLGVLAHETGHVTGRHTLASVYQGLGLTLLSVAVTGDLISAGTFAAAVPASLLRNGYSRAAETQADEVAGRYLMQAYGTTKPLRDLLARLEEGDRNADENSVEEGSHTADLLQTHPGTAQRIRHLREIETRGR, encoded by the coding sequence GTGACGACCTCTGGCCCCTCCAGCCTCTCGCTGTCCGGCGTGTTCTTCGATGGGCGGACCAGCCGCGACCGGGCCGCGGCCCTGGACGTGACGGGGGAAGACGTGCGGCTTCAGGCCGAGGGGGGGCTGGAAACGCGCTGGCCCCTGACGCAGCTCCGTATCGACCCGCCCGTCCCCGGCGTGCGGCGCGTGCTGAAGTTCCCCGACGGTTCGCGTTTCGAGACGGCAGACGATGCCGCCGTGACGGCGCTGGAGGCCCGCACCGGGCGCAACCGCGCGCTGGGCCGGGTCCGCCGCCTGGAAACGCGCTGGTGGACGGCCCTCGCCGCGCTCGCTCTGACGCTGGCCTTCGCGTGGGCCTTCGTGGCCTACGGCCTTCCGGCGCTGGCCCGCGGGGCCGCGAGCGCCACACCGCGCAGCGTGCTGGCGACCTTTGACCGCGAAACGGTCCAGGTTCTGGAAGAGGGAGGCTATCTCGGCCCCAGCAGGCTCAGTGCCGCGCGGCAGGCGCACCTTCAGGCCGCGTTCCGGCGTGTGGCGGCCTGGGCGGATCATGGGTATCCCTACCGCCTGCTGCTGCGCGACGGTGAACCGGAAGACGCGCCCTTCCAGCTCGGGGCGAACGCCTTCGCGCTCCCGGACGGCACGGTGGTGCTGACCGACCAGCTCGTCGCCCTGGCGCACAACGACCGGGAACTGCTGGGCGTCCTCGCGCACGAGACGGGACACGTGACCGGGCGGCATACGCTGGCGAGCGTGTATCAGGGCCTGGGGCTGACGCTGCTGTCGGTGGCCGTGACGGGGGACCTGATCAGCGCGGGCACGTTTGCGGCCGCCGTCCCCGCCTCCCTCCTGCGCAACGGCTACTCGCGCGCCGCCGAGACGCAGGCGGACGAGGTGGCAGGCCGTTACCTGATGCAGGCGTACGGCACCACCAAACCGCTGCGCGACCTTCTGGCCCGGCTGGAAGAGGGGGACCGGAACGCGGACGAGAACAGCGTGGAGGAAGGCAGCCACACAGCGGACCTCCTCCAGACCCACCCCGGCACCGCGCAGCGCATCCGGCACCTGCGGGAGATCGAGACACGGGGGCGCTGA
- a CDS encoding trans-sulfuration enzyme family protein: protein MTPADYDLTTLAARAGEEARPNSSVPLVEPIYQSTVYAFPDLDALEGAMSVEDPASFYYRNGTPNAGTLERALATLEGTEAALVAGSGMAAISAALLGVLKAGDHIVADARVYGVTYALLAEEFPRLGITTTFVDACDPEAVEAAFRPETRVLHVESLTNPLMTVPDVPRLADLVHARGALLSVDNTFASPAVFRPALHGADLVTHSVSKYLSGHSNAFGGVVCGPADLIAPVRTRLLRLGGTMSAFDAWMTLQGLKTLGLRMRAHSGNAQAVADVLANHPRVRAVYHPGLAGHPQFHLAQELFPNGFGGMLSADIEDAPAFVRALAGRIPLAPSLADVVTTLSWPWGTSHRALPEAERRRLGITPGLLRLSIGIEEIGDLLTDIEGALETAGG, encoded by the coding sequence GTGACGCCCGCCGACTACGACCTGACCACCCTCGCCGCCCGCGCCGGGGAGGAGGCCCGCCCGAACAGCAGTGTTCCCCTGGTAGAACCCATCTACCAGTCCACCGTCTACGCCTTCCCCGACCTCGACGCCCTGGAAGGAGCTATGAGCGTCGAGGACCCGGCCAGCTTCTACTACCGCAACGGCACGCCGAACGCGGGGACGCTGGAACGCGCCCTCGCCACGCTGGAGGGGACGGAGGCCGCGCTGGTCGCAGGAAGTGGTATGGCCGCCATCAGCGCCGCGCTGCTGGGTGTCCTGAAGGCCGGAGATCACATCGTCGCGGACGCCCGCGTGTACGGCGTGACCTACGCCCTGCTCGCGGAGGAGTTCCCGCGTCTGGGGATCACGACCACCTTTGTGGACGCTTGCGACCCGGAGGCGGTGGAGGCGGCTTTCCGCCCGGAAACGCGCGTGCTGCACGTCGAGAGCCTCACCAATCCCCTCATGACGGTGCCGGACGTGCCCCGGCTGGCGGACCTGGTCCACGCGCGCGGGGCGCTACTGAGCGTGGACAACACCTTTGCCAGTCCCGCCGTCTTCCGTCCGGCGCTGCACGGGGCGGACCTCGTGACGCATTCGGTCAGCAAGTATCTCAGCGGGCACAGCAATGCCTTTGGGGGCGTGGTGTGCGGCCCCGCGGACCTGATCGCTCCGGTCCGCACGCGCCTGCTGCGGCTGGGCGGCACCATGAGCGCCTTCGACGCCTGGATGACCCTCCAGGGCCTCAAGACGCTCGGGCTGCGGATGCGTGCCCACAGCGGCAACGCGCAGGCCGTGGCGGACGTGCTGGCGAACCATCCCCGCGTGCGGGCCGTGTACCACCCCGGCCTCGCAGGGCACCCGCAGTTCCACCTCGCGCAGGAGTTGTTTCCGAACGGCTTCGGCGGGATGCTCAGCGCCGACATCGAGGACGCGCCCGCCTTCGTCCGCGCGCTCGCTGGCCGCATTCCCCTCGCGCCCAGCCTGGCGGACGTGGTGACCACCCTCTCCTGGCCCTGGGGCACCAGCCACCGCGCCCTCCCCGAAGCCGAACGCCGCCGCCTGGGGATCACGCCGGGCCTCCTGCGCCTGAGCATCGGCATCGAGGAGATTGGCGACCTGCTGACCGACATCGAGGGGGCACTGGAGACGGCGGGAGGCTGA
- a CDS encoding nitroreductase family protein, with translation MTADPLTRPTRTPKEVRAFYDTHRTVRHYVTQADGSPLPLPEEHLDAILHAAQRAPTDATAQLYSFIRLVSPEVRARVAELTTNAHIATASEAFVVCLDVRRVGRVLEVAGQGVGHWPAIAVHFGIGDAVLAGQNLLTAAEMLGYQGCWIGGVLNGLEGILDVLDLPAGVLPFAALTLGLPAEEPPLRPRLPRPLVVHEDRYRDGTEEELRQGIEVMNPIAARRGQPGDWVRLLRAYFAPGGSMEKREPGLVAALKRQGLWAGGE, from the coding sequence ATGACCGCTGACCCGCTGACCCGCCCGACCCGCACGCCCAAGGAAGTCCGGGCCTTTTACGACACGCACCGTACCGTTCGCCACTACGTCACCCAGGCGGACGGCTCGCCGTTGCCGCTGCCCGAAGAGCATCTGGACGCCATTCTGCACGCGGCCCAGCGCGCCCCCACCGACGCGACCGCGCAGCTTTACTCGTTTATCCGGCTGGTGAGCCCGGAAGTCCGCGCCCGCGTGGCCGAACTCACCACGAATGCCCACATCGCCACCGCTTCCGAGGCGTTCGTGGTCTGCCTGGACGTGCGGCGGGTGGGCCGGGTGCTGGAGGTGGCGGGGCAGGGCGTGGGGCACTGGCCCGCCATCGCCGTGCATTTCGGCATCGGGGACGCGGTGCTGGCGGGGCAGAACCTGCTGACCGCCGCCGAGATGCTGGGCTATCAGGGCTGCTGGATCGGCGGCGTGCTGAACGGGCTGGAAGGCATCCTCGACGTGCTGGACCTGCCCGCCGGGGTGCTGCCCTTCGCGGCCCTCACCCTCGGCCTGCCCGCCGAGGAACCGCCGCTGCGCCCGCGTCTGCCCCGTCCCTTGGTCGTCCACGAGGACCGTTACCGGGACGGCACGGAGGAGGAACTGCGCCAGGGCATCGAGGTGATGAACCCCATTGCGGCGCGGCGGGGCCAGCCGGGGGACTGGGTGCGGTTGCTGCGGGCCTACTTCGCGCCTGGGGGCAGCATGGAGAAACGCGAGCCGGGTCTGGTGGCGGCGCTGAAACGGCAGGGGTTGTGGGCGGGGGGGGAGTAG
- a CDS encoding phospholipase D-like domain-containing protein, with amino-acid sequence MLLVGLTLPGWTGAAEFPVGLGGVLPAAPLNPSALTCPAPSEPLELALWRVTTEGGRPDHSCANAFVGFLRTPGTPEQPDAFDVAAQQVRGARAEVLLASMEWQAGEGHPGWTFAQAVRDLYTRVRANPAAYPEGMTVRVSLGGYPDLKRRDGATQALELVRDLTRLGVPPNDAVAGWHLAVANYDYFPHSHVKLHVIDGQDLTVSGYNYTDVHLPDTRPGGRSLHDLGLRMRGPVAQDGVAVFDDLWRHSHEVTCPVGTAADAVMSACTLAPPEAPTHPALARTLVPAGEARAFLLYRRPGFDQADRAEAALFGAAQRSLDLMQAEFSPSLHCWYAYLNPDDCPVSTWPTYFRAVLEAMERGVKVRALMVDYGTDRAANRSGVALMRLEARRRGIEDRFEARYVTLNMHTKAMTVDDQMVLAGSQNLHFSAWGPLGLNEAMLATTDARAVAEQRASFEDLWAHHSREVPQEWWMRNVEAPKP; translated from the coding sequence TTGCTCCTTGTCGGTCTGACCCTCCCCGGGTGGACCGGGGCGGCGGAATTTCCGGTGGGGCTGGGCGGCGTGCTGCCTGCCGCGCCCCTCAATCCGTCAGCGCTGACCTGTCCCGCGCCGAGCGAGCCATTGGAGCTGGCGCTCTGGCGCGTCACGACCGAGGGAGGAAGGCCCGACCACTCCTGCGCGAATGCCTTCGTGGGCTTCCTGCGGACGCCGGGGACGCCCGAGCAGCCGGATGCCTTCGACGTGGCGGCGCAGCAGGTGCGCGGTGCCCGGGCGGAAGTGCTGCTCGCCAGCATGGAGTGGCAGGCGGGCGAGGGGCATCCCGGGTGGACCTTCGCGCAGGCGGTGCGGGACCTGTACACCAGGGTCAGGGCGAACCCGGCAGCCTACCCGGAAGGAATGACCGTGCGCGTCTCGCTGGGCGGCTATCCGGACCTGAAGCGCCGGGACGGGGCCACGCAGGCGCTCGAACTCGTGCGGGACCTCACGCGGCTGGGGGTGCCGCCAAATGACGCGGTGGCGGGCTGGCACCTGGCGGTCGCCAACTACGACTATTTTCCGCACAGCCACGTCAAACTCCATGTCATCGACGGTCAGGACCTGACGGTATCCGGGTACAACTATACGGACGTGCATCTCCCCGACACGCGGCCCGGCGGGCGGAGCCTGCACGATCTGGGCCTGCGGATGCGCGGCCCGGTCGCGCAGGACGGGGTGGCGGTCTTCGATGACCTTTGGCGGCACTCCCATGAGGTGACCTGTCCGGTGGGCACGGCGGCAGACGCGGTGATGAGCGCCTGCACCCTCGCCCCACCGGAAGCGCCCACCCACCCGGCGCTGGCCCGGACGCTGGTGCCCGCCGGGGAAGCGCGGGCCTTCCTGCTTTACCGCCGTCCCGGGTTCGACCAGGCCGACCGCGCCGAAGCGGCCCTGTTCGGTGCGGCGCAGCGGAGCCTCGATCTGATGCAGGCGGAATTCAGCCCCAGCCTGCACTGCTGGTACGCCTACCTGAACCCCGACGACTGCCCGGTCAGCACCTGGCCCACATACTTCCGCGCCGTTCTGGAGGCGATGGAGCGCGGCGTGAAGGTCCGCGCGCTGATGGTGGACTACGGCACCGACCGGGCCGCAAACCGCAGCGGAGTGGCGCTGATGCGGCTGGAGGCGCGGCGGCGCGGCATCGAGGACCGCTTCGAGGCACGCTACGTGACCCTGAACATGCACACCAAGGCGATGACGGTGGACGACCAGATGGTGCTGGCCGGGAGTCAGAACCTGCACTTCTCGGCCTGGGGACCCCTCGGGCTGAACGAGGCGATGCTGGCGACCACGGACGCGCGGGCGGTGGCCGAGCAGCGCGCCAGCTTTGAGGACCTGTGGGCCCACCACAGCCGCGAGGTGCCGCAGGAATGGTGGATGCGGAACGTGGAGGCGCCGAAGCCCTGA
- a CDS encoding cold-shock protein: MAQGRVKWFNVEKGYGFIEHPGNPDVFVHYSAIQSGGFRKLNEGDEVEFEVEPGQGNKGPQAKNVVVTNAAPAPMGGSSMGGGNRGGGSRW; the protein is encoded by the coding sequence ATGGCTCAAGGTCGGGTAAAGTGGTTTAACGTCGAAAAGGGCTACGGGTTCATCGAACATCCCGGCAACCCTGACGTGTTCGTGCACTACAGCGCCATCCAGAGCGGCGGCTTCCGCAAGCTGAACGAGGGTGACGAGGTCGAGTTCGAGGTCGAGCCCGGCCAGGGCAACAAAGGCCCGCAGGCCAAGAACGTGGTCGTCACGAACGCCGCACCTGCGCCCATGGGTGGCAGCAGCATGGGCGGCGGGAACCGTGGCGGCGGCAGCCGCTGGTAA
- a CDS encoding NUDIX hydrolase: protein MVSPSGPAAPSTAPTPGAGGVVLDGGGRVLLVRYRSGAWAFPKGHVEAGETLEQTAVREVREETGVSAAPLAPLPPTRYTNDRGEARLIHWFVMRAAPEAPTTLEDTFAEGGFFAADVAAAMLTYPEDQQLLRAALALAPALAGL, encoded by the coding sequence ATGGTTTCCCCTTCTGGCCCGGCCGCCCCCAGCACCGCTCCCACGCCCGGCGCGGGCGGCGTGGTGCTGGACGGCGGCGGGCGCGTGCTGCTGGTGCGGTACCGCAGCGGGGCCTGGGCCTTTCCCAAGGGGCACGTCGAGGCGGGGGAGACGCTGGAACAGACCGCCGTGCGCGAGGTGCGCGAGGAAACCGGCGTCAGCGCGGCGCCCCTGGCCCCCCTGCCCCCGACCCGTTACACCAACGACCGGGGCGAGGCCCGCCTGATCCACTGGTTCGTGATGCGCGCCGCGCCGGAGGCCCCGACCACCCTGGAGGACACCTTCGCGGAGGGCGGCTTTTTTGCGGCGGACGTGGCGGCGGCTATGTTAACTTACCCTGAAGACCAACAGTTGCTGCGCGCCGCGCTGGCCCTGGCCCCCGCCCTGGCTGGCCTGTGA